CGGCGGATCCGGATCCGGCAAAACCACCCTTACACGAGTATTGCTGGGGCTCGAACACGCTGAAACGGGCGAGATTACGTATTTCGGCAAGCCTGTGCAAGGCGAAGTCGCCGGCGAACTGCGGCGTAGCTGCGGATTGGTGTTCCAAAGCCCATTCGGCTCGTTGGATCCGCGTTGGAGGGTCGGCAGATCCGTTGCCGAACCATTGCGGTTGCATCACCCTGATTGGTCGCAGGAACGGATTGCGGAACGCGTGTCGGAAGCCTTCCGCATGGTGAGTCTCGACCCTGCCGCATATGAAAATCGGTTCCCCGTGGACCTCTCTGGCGGTCAGGCGCAACGCGTGGCCATCGCACGTGCCATTGCGGATCATCCGAAAGTATTGCTTGCCGACGAGCCGATGAGCGCCGTCGACGTGGCCGCACGAACGCAGATTCTCGCATCGTTCGCTGCGATTCGTAGCGGCGAACCTGATATGGCGCTGATCATGGTGTCACACGATTTGGGAGTGGTGCAGCATATCGCAGATCGCATTATGGTGTTGCACGACGGTTGCGTTGAGGAATGCGGACTTACGGAAACCGTGTTGCACCATCCGACCAGCGATTACACCAAACGATTGCTGGACGCGGCTTCGCTCTGATTTGTGACACTGCGCAAAAAGCCTGCGATCATGTTGAAATCCGCATGATTGCAGGCTTTTTTGCCGCTATATGAACAGGTAAGACACGCCGATGTCGTTACGTGTGCTATTGTGTGAGCCATGTTCAATTTCTCTTGTTGTTGCTGTCGCTGACCAACCGCCCGAGGGGCGCGTGGTTCATCGAAGCATAACTTGAGACAGGGCATTCTTTTTCGGCATACGCAACTTGCGTTGCATGCCAGAGTATCGCAGAAATCATCCCATAACCAGTGCCTTACGCGGTTGGTATTACGCGGCATATGTGGATGAACCGCAGCGAAAACACCATCACAGGTCCCGTTTCAAATCATTGCAAGTGATAAACGCGAGCTTCTCGAAATCAAAACAACGAAATCATTCATCGGAAGCCAACGGAAATCACTCTTCGCAAGGAAACGACATGACCATCCACAACTCCCTTTCCGAGCTCATCGGCAACACTCCGCTCGTCAAACTCAACCATGTGACCGACGGCATCAAAGCCACCATCGCAGTCAAAGTCGAATATTTCAATCCTGGCGGCTCCTCCAAAGACCGCATTGCGGAACGCATCATCGACGCGGCCGAACGCAGCGGCGAACTCAAGCCGGGCGGTGTGATTGTGGAACCGACCTCCGGCAACACCGGCGTAGGACTTGCCCTCGTGGCCCAGCAGCGCGGATACCGCACCATCTTCACCCTGCCAGACAAGGTTTCCGAAGCCAAGCGTGCGGTACTCCGCGCATACGGTGCAGAAGTGGTGGTAACCCCTACCGATGCTGGTCCGGATGATCCGCGCTCCTACTACCAGGTGGCGGAACGCCTCGCCAAAGCGATTCCCGGCGGATACCGCCCGAACCAATACGACAACCCGAACGGACCGGAAAGCCACTACCACACCACCGGTCCGGAAATCTGGGAAGCCAGCGACCATCAGGTCACGCATTTCGTGGCTGGCATCGGCACTGGCGGCACCATTTCCGGCACCGGACGCTACCTGAAGGAAGCTTCCGACGGCGCAGTACAAGTGATCGGCGCCGACCCGGAAGGATCCATCTATTCCAATCCGAACGACGTGCATCAGTACAGCATCGAAGGCGTGGGCGAGGATTTCTATCCGAAAGCGTTCGACCGTGAACTTCCCGACGAAATCGTGCAGGTCAACGATGCCGAAGCATTCGAAATGACCCGCCGTTTGGCTGCGGAAGAAGGTCTGCTGGTCGGAGGCTCGTCCGGCATGGCCGTTACGGCAGCGCTTAAATACGCACGCGAGCACGATTTGGACGAAGACCAGCTGGTCGTGGTGTTGCTGCCGGATTCCGGTCGCAGCTATATGGAAAAGATCTTCAACGACGATTGGATGCGTGCCAACGGATTCGCCGACGTTGTGGAACGCACGTCCAAGCCAAGTCTTGCGGAGCGGTATCTGTAGACCGCCAATTCATATCTCAACATCATGCCCATCATTCGTTCAACCCAAACCATTCGATATTTTCAAGGAGTTCCCATCATGACCATCTCGACCAACACCGAAGCCCTGAACGCCACTGCACTCGCCACCCGCGCCATTCACGCAGGTCAGGAACCCGATCCGACCACCGGAGCCGTGGTCACTCCTATTTATATGACATCCACGTTCAAGCAGGATGGTGTCGGCGGCCTGCGCAACGGTTATGATTACAGCCGTTCCATCAATCCGACCCGCAACTCTTTCGACGAGCAGCTCGCCGCGGTCGAAGGCGCGAACTACGCGCTGAGCTTCGCTTCCGGACTGGCCGCCATCGACGTGCTGTTGCGTGCCACGTTGAAGCCGGGCGACAATATTCTGCTGGGCAATGACGTATATGGTGGCACCTACCGTTTGCTTTCCAAGGTGTTCGTGCCGTGGGGCGTCGGTCTTGACGTGGTGGACATCACCGACACGGCGGCCGTTTCCGCGGCGCTCAGCCAGAAGCAGTACCAGTACATTTGGGTGGAAACCCCGTCGAACCCGCTGCTCAACATCACCGATATCGCAGCCACGTCAGCGGTCGCTCACGCGCATGACACCAAAGTGGTGGTAGACAACACCTTCGCATCCCCGGTATTGCAGCATCCGTTGACGGATGGCGCCGACGTGGTCGTATATTCCACCACCAAATACATCGGCGGACATTCCGACGTGGTCGGCGGAGCTGTGGTGCTCAACGACAAGGAAATCCGCGATGAAGTGGCGTTCCTGCAGAACGCGGCCGGAGCTGTGCCATCTCCGTTCGACTCCTGGCTTGACATTCGTGGCCTCAAAACGTTGGATCTGCGCGTCAAGCAGCACAGCCGTAACGCCATGAAGGTGGCGCAATGGCTGGAAACCCGCCCTGAAGTGGAACGCGTATGGTACCCGGGACTGGAATCCCATCCAGGCCACGAGATCGCGGCACGACAGATGCATGGCGGCTTCGGAGGCATGATCTCCGTACAGATCGCAGCCGGATTCGAAGCGGCCAAGAAGTTCGCCGGTGCTACGGAAGTGTTCACTTTGGCTGAGTCGTTGGGAGGCGTGGAATCCCTGATTGAGCATCCGGGCGCCATGACCCACGCTTCCGTTGCCGGTACCACGCTGGAAGTGCCCGCCAATCTCGTGCGACTTTCCGTCGGTCTTGAAGATGCTGACGATTTGATCGCGGACTTGGAGCAGGCATTTCGTCGTGTTTGAGATAAGATCGCAGCCTCGTTACGGTTTTGTGTAATCCGTCAAAAAGGCAAAACGTGCATAAATCCTCGCCATCGGATTCGCCAAAAGCGTATATTATGCTATTTCGAATCTGCTTATGGCGAGGGTTTTGCCATATAATACTTTCGACAACGTTCGTGTTCATCTACCAGCGCATTCTCTGTGGAATCGAACGCCCATGATTATCGAGACGAGGCGGCATGCTGCAAATTCAAGGCATCTCCAAACAGTATAAAACCGGCGACTTCGTGCAGCGGGCGCTGGATAACGTCAGCCTTAACCTGCGTGACAGTGAATTCGTGGCCATTCTCGGACCTTCCGGCTCCGGCAAAACCACACTGCTCAACATCATCGGCGGACTTGACCACTATGATTCCGGCGATCTGGTGATCAACGGCATTTCCACCAAACAATACAAAAGCCGCGATTGGGACTCCTATCGCAACCACACCATCGGTTTCGTGTTCCAGAGCTACAATCTCATTCCCCATCAGACCATTCTGTCGAATGTGGAACTTGCCCTAACCATTTCGGGCGTATCGCATTCGGAGCGTCGAGAGCGTGCGCGCAAGGCGCTTGAACAAGTGGGTTTGGGCGAGCATGTCAACAAAAAGCCGAACCAGCTTTCCGGCGGTCAGATGCAGCGCGTGGCCATTGCGCGCGCGTTAGTGAACGATCCGGACATCGTGCTCGCCGACGAGCCGACCGGTGCGCTTGATTCCGATACTTCCGTGCAGATCATGGATCTGCTCAAAGAGGTTGCCAAAGACCGCCTCGTGGTGATGGTGACACATAACCCCGAACTGGCCTACCAGTATGCCACGCGCATTGTGGAGCTCAAGGACGGTGTGATCCGTTCCGACTCCGACCCGTTCGAACCAGCCCAGAACGAAACGGCCACCGCTCCCGTGCACAAGACCATGGGCCGCGCATCCATGTCGTTCGGCACGTCGTTGGCATTGAGCTTCAACAATTTACGCACCAAGAAGGGCCGCACGTTCCTTACGGCATTCGCAGGATCCATCGGCATTATCGGCATCGCATTGATTATGTCCGTTTCGGCAGGCGTGAACACTTATATCGACAATATTCAGCGCGAGACGATGACTGCTTACCCGATCAGTATCGACGAACAGACCTTCGACCTGACCAGCATGATGACTTCCGGTCAGCAGAGTGCGGACAATCAAGGCAAGAAGCATAAGAGCGACGCGATTTATCCGGATGATGCCGCCATCAAGGGCACCGCTTCGATGACCAGCAGCATTACCGAAAACAATCTGAGCGCGTTCAAGAAATACCTTGATAATAAGGACAGTGACATCAATCGGTATATCGGTTCCGCGGGAATCCAGTATTCGTATGATACGAGGTTCTCCGTATTCTCACACGATCCAGACGGCACGCTTGTCAACGCCGATGGTGTGACGGTGGGCAAAACCGGCACCAAATCGATGGCCGACCAGATGGCGGATGGTTCGCTGATGTCTGCCGACTCGTCCACCTTTACGTCGACGCGCGTGAGCATGCTCACGGGTAAAACCGACCAGAATGCTGCACCGAGCTCGTTCCATGAGATCATGCCAAGCGCTGATGGCAAAAAGAACGTCGGCAAGGTCATTTCCGACAATTATGAGGTAGTCGAAGGATCCTGGCCAAAGAACAAGAACGAGGTTGTGCTCGTACTTGACGAGAACAATTCATTGTCGTTAACCGCTGTGTATGAGCTAGGCCTCAAATCCGCCAGTGAATACCACGATATGATGAACCAGCTCAATTCCGGCGACGATGTGAAAACCGATACCAAGAAGATTGACTATTCCGACGTTATCGACCGCACGCTGAAGCTGCTGCCGGCCTGCGACCAGTATGTCAAAGGCGATAACGGCCATTGGACGTACGTGGGCGACGATGTGGACCAGATTAATGCGCTGATCGACTCCGACAAGGCCATCGATCTGAAGATCGTGGGCGTGGTTAAGCCGGTAGAGGATGCTGACGCAACCCCGCTTTCCTCCGGTGTGGGCTATACGCGTGCTCTGACCAATGAGCTGATCGACCGTGCCGAATCCAGTGAAATCGTCACCGAACAGCAGTCCGATAAAGACCACAATGTACTCAACGGCATGACGTTCTCGCCATCCGACGATGCCACCAAGGCCCAGGATGCCCGCGATTACGTCGCATCCCTCGGCGTAAGCAGCAAGGCGCAGATGGCGCAGAACATGATGGCGGCCGCAGACGCATCCGGAGGTGACTCCCAGCAGGCCGCGGCCATGGCTCAGATGGGCGAACAGCAGCTCGCCGACCAATTCGACGCCTATATCGCCACCGCCGACGAGGCCACGCTGGTCGCCATCTACAACCAGTACGTGTCCACCGGCTCCTACAACGATAATCTCGCTGATTTCGGCGTGGTCAGCCGTGACGCACCAAGCTCCATCAACATTTACGTCGACAGCTTCGAAGACAAGAATTCCATCAACGACGCCATCGACGAATACAATAAGACCGCCAAGGAAAAAGACAAGATCACCTACACCGACTACGTTGGTCTGATGATGAACTCGGTAACCACCATCATCAACGTCATCACCTATGTGCTGATCGCTTTCGTGGCTGTGTCATTGGTGGTCTCGTCGATCATGATCGGCATTATCACCTATATTTCCGTACTGGAACGTACCAAGGAAATCGGTATTCTGCGCGCCATGGGCGCATCCAAACGCAATGTGTCGAACGTATTCAACGCGGAAACCGGCATTATCGGCCTGCTGGCCGGTCTGATCGGCGTTGGTGCCACCGTGCTGCTCAACTTCCCGATCAACATCGTGCTGCACCACTTCATGGGTACCACCGAGGTCAGTGCCGTGCTGCCGGTCGGTAATGCCATCGCTCTGGTGATTCTCAGCGTAGTGCTCACCCTGATCGGCGGCCTCATCCCAAGTCGTGGCGCCTCCAAGCAGGATCCCGCCACCGCCCTCCGCACCGAGTAGAGGCGGTGGATACTAGACTGCTGCGTATGACAGAGTTTACGTCGGCGCGTGACGCCCTACGCACCTACTTCGGATATGACGCCTTCCGTCCTGGTCAAGAAGGCATAGTCAATGCGATTATCCAAGGTCGTGATGCGCTCGGCGTCATGCCCACCGGTGCAGGCAAGTCAATCTGCTACCAAATTCCTGCCACGCTTCTTCCGGGCATGACCGTCGTCATTTCCCCGTTGATCTCGTTGATGCGCGATCAGGTCGACGCGCTCAACGACGTGGGCATTCCAGCCGCATTCATCAATACCACGCAAAGTCCCGACGAACAGGATCTGGTGTTCGTGCAGGCGTTGTCGGGACGGATCAGACTGCTGTATGTGGCTCCGGAACGTTTGGAAACCGAACGTTTCCGCACGTTCGCCAGTCGTGTGCCGATTTCTCTGGTCGCCGTTGACGAGGCGCATTGCGTGTCGCAATGGGGCCAGGATTTCCGTTCGTCATATCTTGGTATCGGCGATTTTCTGAAGGCGTTGCCGACCCGTCCGACGGTTGCCGCGTTCACTGCGACCGCGACGGAACGGGTGCGCCGCGATATTATCGGAATTCTCGGATTGCGTGATCCGTCCGTCACCGTCACCGGCTTCGACAGGGCCAACCTGTATTTCGACGTGATCAGGATGGAAAGGAAACATAAGGCTTCGTGGGTGGCTTCGTATATTGCGGATCATCCTGACGAATCCGGCATCGTGTATTGCGCGACCCGCAAGGAAGTGGAGTCACTTGCCGAATCGTTGAATATCGCCGTGCGCGAGCTGCGTGCGGCGAAAGGTGAGGATGCGACGCGAATCGGCACGGTCGCGGTCGCCTATCATGGCGGTATGTCGGCCGAAACGAGGGATCGGGCGCAACGTGATTTCGTAACCGACCGTGTGCCTGTGGTGGTTGCCACGAATGCGTTCGGCATGGGAATCGACAAGTCGAACGTGCGTTATGTGATCCACCATAATATGCCGGAATCGATCGAAGCGTACTATCAGGAGGCAGGTCGTGCGGGGCGTGACGGCGAGCCGAGCCGGTGCACGTTGCTGTGGAATGAATCTGATATTGCTACGAGGCGGAGGCTGCTTGATTCGGATTATGAGAACGAGCGTTTGACCGCTGAAGAGCAGGAGGTTGTGCGTGCATCGAAACGGCGTCTGCTCAACGCTATGATCGGTTATTGCCGTACTACGGATTGTCTGCACGAGTATATGACCAGGTATTTCGGCGAGGCCGGGGGAGCAGCCGTCCGCGATGACGGCGCATGCGTGGGAGGATGCGCGAACTGCGGGAATACGTTTGAAACCGTTGACGTCACGGATATCGCGCGGGCCATCAGCCGCTGCGTGCATGACGTGAACCAGAAGGTCGGTTCGGGGAAGATCGTCAAAGTGCTGCGAGGGTCAAAAGCGCAGGATTTAAACTATCTTCATCCTGTCGATCTGCCGACGTACGGCATGTTGAGCGCGACTTCGGAGGTACAGATTCGTGACGTGCTCAGCCAGATGGCGACGGATGGTTTTCTTTCCATTTCGGAAGGCTCCATGCCGATCGTTCGCTTTGGTGAACGTGCGGCGGAAACGGTAGCGCCGAATTTTCATTATGAAATCAAGAAGATCGAACGGAAGCACGCTACGAAACGTGCGGAATCGCCGTCCGTAGGCTCTCAGGCCATGGGATCGTATGTGCCGGGCGACGGAGACGAGGAATTGTTCGCCAAACTGCGCGCGTTGCGGCTTGACATCGCCCGCGAACTCGGTAAACCCCCGTATATCGTCTTTTCCGATAAAACGTTGCGCGATATGGTGCGTGTCAGGCCGGTCACCGGCGAGCAATTCTCGCAAGTCAATGGCGTTGGTGCGCTCAAATTGGAAGCGTATGGCGAACGGTTCATGGAAGTGATCCGCGATTTCGTTGCATGAATCATGTGACGTGTCAGCTTGAGGAATAATCGTATCGATTATTGCAAAACCCTGCGTTTTATATGATACGTAACACGTTATCGGCAACATGTATGGCGGTGAGGTTGACGTATGCCGGCAAAACGGCGACAGTAGAGACGAACAGTTGTTGAAGAAAGGATTGATGATGGCAGAAGACAAGCCGGTTGTGGAAAGCTTCCAGCTCGACCACACCAAGGTGAAGGCTCCGTATGTGCGCTATATCGACACGCAGACCGGTCCGAATGGCGATGTGATTTCCAATTATGATTTGCGTTTGGTGCAGCCGAATGAGAATGCGATTCCGACCGGTGGCCTGCACACCATCGAACATACGATTGCGGTGCTGTTACGTGAACGTATCGACGGTTATATCGATTGTTCCCCGTTCGGCTGCCGTACCGGTTTCCACCTGTTGACGTGGGGTGAGCATTCCACAGAAGAAGTGGCTCGCGCGTTGAAGGAGGCGTTGGAATTCATCGCATACGAGGCCACATGGGATGATGTTCCTGCCACCACCATCGAAAGCTGCGGCAATTACCGCGACCATAGCCTGTTCACGGCGAAGGAATGGTGCAAGGATATTCTTGCCAAGGGCATCAGCTCTGACGCGTTTGAGCGCCGTCTGGTCTGATTCGCGCGTGGTTGCAAGTCTGCTTTTCGGGCATATTGCGAATACTGTGCCGTGGGCATGGTATTTTTAACGCTCGGAAGAAGACAAGGCGATGCAAAGGTGAACGAGATGGGTGAGGAGAGCGTCATTACTTCTGAACGGCGGTTCCGCCGCGCCACTATGGCTGATTGGCCGACCATGCAGAAGATTTATGAGCATGCCCGCAAGTTGATGGCCTCCAATGGCAATCCCACGCAGTGGGGTGATAAGTTCCCGCGTGAGGAAGTGGTTCGTGACGATATCGAATCGCAACGCACTGTGCTGCTTGTTGATACGGTTGATGGCGAGGAACGTGTGCTCGCCCAGTTCGCATTGTGTCCGGGCGTCGACCCGACGTATGTGAATATCGATGGTGCCTGGCTGGATGACGATCCGTATGTGACCATCCACCGGATTGCCTCGTCGGGTCTCGCCAAGGGTGCGGCGAAGGACTGCATCAACTGGTGCATCGAACATTACGGCAATGTGCGTGCGGATACGCATCCCAACAACAAGGCCATGCAGCATGTGCTCGAATCGAATGGTTTTGCGCGCTGCGGCTTGATTCAGTTGCTTGACAGGCCGTTCGATACCACTCGTATCGCCTATCAGCGTCATGAATGGTGAGATTTGCGGATTTATATGGATTGGTATCAATCAATATAAATTCATCGCAAACAATCGCAAACAATCTTCGATATTGAGAAACAAAAATCCCGTTGAATATCGTATTTCAGATGTTCAACGGGATTTTTATATCCGATTGCGTTGTTTTTGATATATCTTACGAAAGATATATCAAAAACAACAGTATTGCCGGTTTTTAGAACAGTCCTGGCTCGTTCAATGCGGAATGCTTGCGGCTGTACACGAAATACACAATCAAACCAAGGGCGAACCAGATTGCGAAACGCACCCAAGTCTCCCAATTCAAACCGCAAATCAGAATGAAGCAGAAAATGATTGCGCAGATCGGCGTGAACGGTACGCCCGGAGCGCGGAAGCCGCGGTGTGCGTCCGGCTGGGTCTTACGCATCCACAGAATGCCTGCGGACACGATGATGAATGCCGACAGCGTACCGATGTTCACCAATTCGAACAGCACGTTGATGTTGATGAAACCGCCGGCGATGGCCGTTAGAATACCGAAGAACCATGTACCTTTGAACGGGGTGCGGTACTTCGGGTGCACTTCGCCGAAGAACTTCGGGAACAGGCCGTCGCGGCTCATGGCATAGCAGATGCGGGACTGGCCGTACAGCTGCACCAGCATCACCGTGGTCATGCCGATCAGAGCGCCAAGATTGACAACGAACGCCAGCCAGTTGAGACCGGTTTCGAGAATCACGCCGGCCACCGGAGCATCAATGAAGTTTGCGAACTCCTTGTATGGCACCACACCGGTCATGATCAGCGTCATGACGATGTAGAGCACGGTGGACACGGCCAGCGAGATCAGAATGCCGCGCGGCAGTGTCTTGTTCGGATTGATGGTCTCCTCGGCGGAAGAGGACACCGCGTCAAAGCCGATGAAGCTGAAGAACACGATCGACGCGGCCGGCACGATGCCGTACGGCTGCGTCGAGCCCGGCTGGAACGTGTAAATGCCGTACGGGGAGAACGGCTTCCAATTGGCGGGATTGATGTACCAGACGGTGCACACGATGAACAGCACGATGATGGCCAGTTTGATCATCACCATAATATCGTTGGTTTTCTTCGTCTGGTTGATGCCGATGGACAGCACCCAAGTGATGATGAGCACGATCACGAAACCAGGCAGATTGAAGTATGTGGTCACGCCTGGTGTGGTGCCGTATGCCGCGGTCAGCTCAACTGGCAGATGCAAGCCGAAACCTTCCAACAGTTTGTTGAAATATCCGGACCATCCGGCGGACACGGTGGCCGCCTGCAATGCGTATTCCAAAATCAAATCCCAGCCGATCACAAACGCGATCAGCTCGCCGAACGCCAAATACGCGTACGAATATGCGGAACCGGACACTGGTGCCATCGCGGCGAACTCCGCATAGCACAATCCCGCGAAACCGCAGCAGACCGCGGCCAGAAGGAAGGAGACGCACAATGCCGGACCTGCGGTGAGGGCACCCTTACCGGTGAGCACGAAAATGCCGGTGCCGATGATGGCGCCGATTCCCAGCATGGTAAGGTCAAACGTTTTCAATGTGCGTTTCAGCGGAGTCGACTCGGACACGAGCTGGTCCACTGACTTTTTGCGAAAAAGATCCATGGTCTTAATTCCCTAAAAATGGTTTTATATGGGCTGGACCGGACGGATTTCCGGGACTCTGGCACGCCTCAAACGCCAGAAATCAAAGAA
This window of the Bifidobacterium pseudocatenulatum DSM 20438 = JCM 1200 = LMG 10505 genome carries:
- a CDS encoding amino acid permease; the protein is MDLFRKKSVDQLVSESTPLKRTLKTFDLTMLGIGAIIGTGIFVLTGKGALTAGPALCVSFLLAAVCCGFAGLCYAEFAAMAPVSGSAYSYAYLAFGELIAFVIGWDLILEYALQAATVSAGWSGYFNKLLEGFGLHLPVELTAAYGTTPGVTTYFNLPGFVIVLIITWVLSIGINQTKKTNDIMVMIKLAIIVLFIVCTVWYINPANWKPFSPYGIYTFQPGSTQPYGIVPAASIVFFSFIGFDAVSSSAEETINPNKTLPRGILISLAVSTVLYIVMTLIMTGVVPYKEFANFIDAPVAGVILETGLNWLAFVVNLGALIGMTTVMLVQLYGQSRICYAMSRDGLFPKFFGEVHPKYRTPFKGTWFFGILTAIAGGFININVLFELVNIGTLSAFIIVSAGILWMRKTQPDAHRGFRAPGVPFTPICAIIFCFILICGLNWETWVRFAIWFALGLIVYFVYSRKHSALNEPGLF
- the recQ gene encoding DNA helicase RecQ, producing MTEFTSARDALRTYFGYDAFRPGQEGIVNAIIQGRDALGVMPTGAGKSICYQIPATLLPGMTVVISPLISLMRDQVDALNDVGIPAAFINTTQSPDEQDLVFVQALSGRIRLLYVAPERLETERFRTFASRVPISLVAVDEAHCVSQWGQDFRSSYLGIGDFLKALPTRPTVAAFTATATERVRRDIIGILGLRDPSVTVTGFDRANLYFDVIRMERKHKASWVASYIADHPDESGIVYCATRKEVESLAESLNIAVRELRAAKGEDATRIGTVAVAYHGGMSAETRDRAQRDFVTDRVPVVVATNAFGMGIDKSNVRYVIHHNMPESIEAYYQEAGRAGRDGEPSRCTLLWNESDIATRRRLLDSDYENERLTAEEQEVVRASKRRLLNAMIGYCRTTDCLHEYMTRYFGEAGGAAVRDDGACVGGCANCGNTFETVDVTDIARAISRCVHDVNQKVGSGKIVKVLRGSKAQDLNYLHPVDLPTYGMLSATSEVQIRDVLSQMATDGFLSISEGSMPIVRFGERAAETVAPNFHYEIKKIERKHATKRAESPSVGSQAMGSYVPGDGDEELFAKLRALRLDIARELGKPPYIVFSDKTLRDMVRVRPVTGEQFSQVNGVGALKLEAYGERFMEVIRDFVA
- a CDS encoding ABC transporter ATP-binding protein, with translation MLQGRGINKYYGAKQQRRQVLHDVDIDVRSGECLAVIGGSGSGKTTLTRVLLGLEHAETGEITYFGKPVQGEVAGELRRSCGLVFQSPFGSLDPRWRVGRSVAEPLRLHHPDWSQERIAERVSEAFRMVSLDPAAYENRFPVDLSGGQAQRVAIARAIADHPKVLLADEPMSAVDVAARTQILASFAAIRSGEPDMALIMVSHDLGVVQHIADRIMVLHDGCVEECGLTETVLHHPTSDYTKRLLDAASL
- a CDS encoding ABC transporter ATP-binding protein/permease, whose protein sequence is MLQIQGISKQYKTGDFVQRALDNVSLNLRDSEFVAILGPSGSGKTTLLNIIGGLDHYDSGDLVINGISTKQYKSRDWDSYRNHTIGFVFQSYNLIPHQTILSNVELALTISGVSHSERRERARKALEQVGLGEHVNKKPNQLSGGQMQRVAIARALVNDPDIVLADEPTGALDSDTSVQIMDLLKEVAKDRLVVMVTHNPELAYQYATRIVELKDGVIRSDSDPFEPAQNETATAPVHKTMGRASMSFGTSLALSFNNLRTKKGRTFLTAFAGSIGIIGIALIMSVSAGVNTYIDNIQRETMTAYPISIDEQTFDLTSMMTSGQQSADNQGKKHKSDAIYPDDAAIKGTASMTSSITENNLSAFKKYLDNKDSDINRYIGSAGIQYSYDTRFSVFSHDPDGTLVNADGVTVGKTGTKSMADQMADGSLMSADSSTFTSTRVSMLTGKTDQNAAPSSFHEIMPSADGKKNVGKVISDNYEVVEGSWPKNKNEVVLVLDENNSLSLTAVYELGLKSASEYHDMMNQLNSGDDVKTDTKKIDYSDVIDRTLKLLPACDQYVKGDNGHWTYVGDDVDQINALIDSDKAIDLKIVGVVKPVEDADATPLSSGVGYTRALTNELIDRAESSEIVTEQQSDKDHNVLNGMTFSPSDDATKAQDARDYVASLGVSSKAQMAQNMMAAADASGGDSQQAAAMAQMGEQQLADQFDAYIATADEATLVAIYNQYVSTGSYNDNLADFGVVSRDAPSSINIYVDSFEDKNSINDAIDEYNKTAKEKDKITYTDYVGLMMNSVTTIINVITYVLIAFVAVSLVVSSIMIGIITYISVLERTKEIGILRAMGASKRNVSNVFNAETGIIGLLAGLIGVGATVLLNFPINIVLHHFMGTTEVSAVLPVGNAIALVILSVVLTLIGGLIPSRGASKQDPATALRTE
- a CDS encoding cystathionine beta-synthase, with amino-acid sequence MTIHNSLSELIGNTPLVKLNHVTDGIKATIAVKVEYFNPGGSSKDRIAERIIDAAERSGELKPGGVIVEPTSGNTGVGLALVAQQRGYRTIFTLPDKVSEAKRAVLRAYGAEVVVTPTDAGPDDPRSYYQVAERLAKAIPGGYRPNQYDNPNGPESHYHTTGPEIWEASDHQVTHFVAGIGTGGTISGTGRYLKEASDGAVQVIGADPEGSIYSNPNDVHQYSIEGVGEDFYPKAFDRELPDEIVQVNDAEAFEMTRRLAAEEGLLVGGSSGMAVTAALKYAREHDLDEDQLVVVLLPDSGRSYMEKIFNDDWMRANGFADVVERTSKPSLAERYL
- a CDS encoding S-ribosylhomocysteine lyase gives rise to the protein MAEDKPVVESFQLDHTKVKAPYVRYIDTQTGPNGDVISNYDLRLVQPNENAIPTGGLHTIEHTIAVLLRERIDGYIDCSPFGCRTGFHLLTWGEHSTEEVARALKEALEFIAYEATWDDVPATTIESCGNYRDHSLFTAKEWCKDILAKGISSDAFERRLV
- a CDS encoding cystathionine gamma-synthase encodes the protein MTISTNTEALNATALATRAIHAGQEPDPTTGAVVTPIYMTSTFKQDGVGGLRNGYDYSRSINPTRNSFDEQLAAVEGANYALSFASGLAAIDVLLRATLKPGDNILLGNDVYGGTYRLLSKVFVPWGVGLDVVDITDTAAVSAALSQKQYQYIWVETPSNPLLNITDIAATSAVAHAHDTKVVVDNTFASPVLQHPLTDGADVVVYSTTKYIGGHSDVVGGAVVLNDKEIRDEVAFLQNAAGAVPSPFDSWLDIRGLKTLDLRVKQHSRNAMKVAQWLETRPEVERVWYPGLESHPGHEIAARQMHGGFGGMISVQIAAGFEAAKKFAGATEVFTLAESLGGVESLIEHPGAMTHASVAGTTLEVPANLVRLSVGLEDADDLIADLEQAFRRV
- a CDS encoding GNAT family N-acetyltransferase; translation: MGEESVITSERRFRRATMADWPTMQKIYEHARKLMASNGNPTQWGDKFPREEVVRDDIESQRTVLLVDTVDGEERVLAQFALCPGVDPTYVNIDGAWLDDDPYVTIHRIASSGLAKGAAKDCINWCIEHYGNVRADTHPNNKAMQHVLESNGFARCGLIQLLDRPFDTTRIAYQRHEW